Genomic window (Dyadobacter fanqingshengii):
ACTTGCCTCCCGCGGGGCCGAATGGGTGCAGCTGGACGAACCTGCGCTGGTTCTGGATCTTTCGGATAAAGATAAATTAGCATTGCGAAGCGCGTATGCACAGATCCGTGAAGCGTTACCAAAGCTAAAAGTGCTGGTAACTTCCTATTTCGGCGCATTGGAAGATAATTTGGCCACAGCCACGAGTCTGAACATTGACGCATTGCATATTGACCTTACACGTGGTGTTGAAACATTGCCGCAAATTTTGGCTGATCAAGATTTTGTAAATTCAACCAAAAAACTGTCCCTAGGCGTTGTAGATGGCAGAAATATTTGGAAAAATGATTTCAAAAAGTCACTGGGATTTATCAAAAATGCGGTTGAGGTTCTGGGAGAAAATCGGGTTATGATTGCGCCTTCGTCTTCGTTGCTGCATAGTCCCCACGATTTGGAACTGGAAAAAAATGAGGCTGTGCTAACGCCGGAAATTAAGAACTGGATGGCTTTTGCAAAGCAAAAATTGCAGGAAGTGGTAACATTGAAACGGTTGGCAACGATAAACTGGAATGACGACCAGGCTTTTATCGCCAATCAGCAGGCCGTTGAAAACAGGAGAAATTCACCACTTATTCACAAATCAGCAGCTAAGGCGCGTGTTCAAAATGTGAAGGAAAGTGATTTTGAACGACAAAATGCATTTCCGATCCGTCAGGCCATTCAGCTTGAAAAATTAAAACTCCCGTTATTCCCTTCAACAACAATCGGCTCATTTCCGCAAACGGATGATGTGCGCCAGTTGCGGGCGAATTTGAAAAAAGGCACATTAAGCATTGAAGATTATGAAACCAGGATCAAGAAAGAGATCGTAAACTCATTACGCTGGCAGGAAAAACTGGGCATTGATGTGCTGGTACACGGCGAGTTTGAGCGGAATGATATGGTGGAATATTTTGGCGAACGTTTGTCGGGATTTGTATTTACGCAAAATGGCTGGGTGCAGAGTTATGGCAGTCGCTGTGTCAAACCGCCGGTCATTTTCGGCGATGTGGAACGTCCCGAAGCGATGACCGTGAAGTGGTCGGCATTCGCGCAGGCTAACTCTGATAAACTGGTAAAAGGCATGCTAACAGGCCCGGTAACCATTTTGCAATGGTCATTTGTGCGGGATGACCAGCCTAGAAAAGACACAGTGTTCCAGATCGGGCTTGCGATCCGGGATGAAGTGGTTGAGCTTGAAAAAGCGGGCATTAAGGTCATCCAGATTGACGAGCCGGCCATTCGGGAAGGTTTGCCATTGCGGAAATCTGCCTGGAAAAATTACCTCAAATGGGCTGTCGACGCTTTCCGGTTGAGCGCAGCCGGCGTTGCGGACCAGACGCAAATCCATACGCACATGTGCTATTCCGAGTTTAACGACATTATCGGCTCTATTGCAGCCATGGACGCGGACGTGATCACGATCGAAACATCGCGCTCGCAAATGGAGCTTTTGGATGCTTTTGCTCATTTCAATTATCCCAATGAAATCGGGCCGGGTGTTTACGACATTCACTCGCCCAGGGTGCCTACGGTTGATGAGATGATCGTTCTGCTGGAAAAAGCATTGAAAGTAATTCCAGCCAGAAATCTTTGGGTTAATCCCGATTGCGGGTTGAAAACCCGTAAATGGCCGGAGACCGAAGCTGCGTTGCAAAATATGATCACCGCTGCCAATATCCTTCGGGAATCTGTTCCGGCATTGTATTAAGTCCGGGTTAGTGAGAGTCAGGAGCTACAATTCCTGACTCTTTTTTACATTTGCTAAAATAAATAACTCACGATTTTGACATTAGAAGAAAAGATCCTCGCCTCCGAAGCACGCGTTTTTAAAACGGTGTTTCCCAATAATACCAATCATTACGACACCCTTTTTGGCGGAACTGCATTATCCATGATGGACGAGGTTGCATTCATCGCAGCCACCCGTTTTTCCAGATTACGATGTGTCACAGTCTCATCCGACCGCATCGATTTCACGCATCCTATCCCAGCCGGAACCATTATCGAACTTGTAGGTCGCGTTGAAACGGTTGGGAACACGAGTATGAAGGTGCGGGTAGATATTTTTGTTGAAAAAATGTACGAAGAAGGCCGTGAAAAAGCCGTAACGGGCATCTTTACGTTTGTTGCGCTGGATGAGCAGCACAAGCCGACAAAAATTATTGTATAGCAATCCAAAATTAAATTCTGCACGTATATGGCAAGGTCGATACAGTTAAAGGGAAATTGTTCCTGTTTAACCAAAATTTCCGTATCGTCACTTTGTCAGAATGGCTTGGCGTTCGTTCCTCTTTTCAGTAATTCTCTTTGTTCTGCTCATTGTTGTCACTGAGATAGTCCTCAGGATAGCATTGTGTTTTTATGGCTATCCGTTTTTGAAACCAGGCAATTATATGTGCTCCGGGTTCTATCCGACGATTAAAGAAATGATGGGAAAGGACATTCGGAATGATGATGCCGTTCAGGATGTCCTCATTCTGGGAGGCTCGGTGATCAGCACGCCGTGGTCCAATATGGAAGTCCGGCTGGACACGATCCTGCGGAAGAAATACGGCAACAAGAAGAAATTTGCTTTTTACAACACAGCCGCAGCCGGGCACACTTCCCTGGATAATCTGATTAAATACAAATTGCTGGAAGACAAGCGGTTCGATCTCGTCATTTATTACGAGGCAATCAATGAAAACCGTGCTAATTGCATTCCTGACGTCGATTTTCGGTCAGATTATACGCACATTAAATGGTATTGCGACATTTATCTTCTGCAATCCCATCCGGAAATCAATTTTACCGTTATTCCGTACGTCTGCGATCTGGTAATGAAGGGAATAGAGGATAAAATGTCCAAAAAAATATATGCGCGCCAGGAGCAGGTGGATCCCGGGTTTGCGAAGTTTGGCGCAAACATTAAAACCGGTTCTTCTTACCGAAAAAATCTGAAAAACATCATTGACCTGTCCAGGAAGCGAGGGGATGAATTGCTTTTGCTCAGTTATGCTTCCTTTTTTCCAAAAGGTGTGAAGCTGACCGGCGAACAGAAGGATATGGATTATTTTGCGGGCTGCCATTATGCCTCCCCGGTTACGATTTGGGGTGAGGCGGAGTATGTAAAAAAAGGCATTTACATACATAACCAAATTCTGAGGGAGCTGGCAATAAAGAGTAAGACCCATTTCTTCGATATGGCCGAAAACATGCCGCAGGATGGACGTTTCTTTTGCGATGTTTGCCATGTGAGTGAGCCGGGAGCTCAAAATTTTTCAAAAAAATTGGCAACGTATATTGTGGATTCCAAGCTCGTAGAATAACTTTTTAGTTGATGATAGAAGACATTGAGGAAATTTTATTTCTTTATTCAAAGATATTTTATAATTATACCGTTCGTATAGTCATAATATTTTCGAATGTCTTCCCGAAAAGTATATCTTTCGTTAACATTAGCAGCGCTATTTCTTTTGTTCTCGGAACTCGTTTTCAGAGTTGCACTTTGCCTTTTTGGCTATCCTTTTTTCCTTCCTGCACGCTATCTGGAAAAGAAATATTACCCGTTTATCGAACCTATGGAACAGGCTGTGGTCGAACGGGGAGGTGATACGCGCAACATTCTCATTCTGGGCGGATCGGTGGTGAACACGCATTGGTCCAGGTTGGAGTTGCGGCTCGACACATTGTTTCAAAAAGCGTATCCTGATGTTAAGAAATTCAATTTTTTTAATGTTGCCATGCCCGGTCATAACTCGCGGGATAATTTGGTCAAATACAACCTGTTGAAAAACCAGCATTATGACCTGGTAATCTATTACGAAGCGATTAATGAGAACCGCGCGAATAACATCTCTTCGGACTTGTTTTATCCAGATTACAGCCATATTAAATGGTATGACGAGATAAACCTATTGCTTAAACATCCCGAAATGAATGTTACTGTTATGCCTTATGCGGTGCATTACTTATTCAAAAGCTTGAAGGACAAATTGGCGCACCGGAACTATATCAGCAACGAACAAGTAGACCCGAACTATGCTGTATACGGGAAGGATATTAAAACTGCCGGACCTTATCATGATAACATCAATGCCATTGCAAGCCTGGCCAACAAGAAGCACGACCGGTTATTATTGGTTAAGTATGCCTCCTATTTTCCAAAAGGTGTCACGCTTACAGGCGAACCGGTTGATAAAAAGTATTTCACGCCGTGCTATATCGTGTCACCCGTAACAACGTGGGGAAAGCCCGAGCATGTTGTGAAGGGGATTGGGGTGCATAATCAAATGCTGGAAAAGGTCTATCATGATCAGAAAACCTATTTTTTTGACATGTCGACCGCCATGCCAAAGGATTCGGCCATGTTTTGTGACGTATGCCATCTCAGTGAGCCGGGTGCCCAGCGTTTTGCCAAAGCGCTTTCAAGCTTCGTTGTATCCAATAAGCTTATCCGATAAAATCGTCAGACCGTTGGATTGTTCTTTTTTTGTAAATATGTATAATACCGAACTTGTGTCAACTTTTGCTAGCTTTGTCGTCAATTTAAGGGTATAGTGCAATTGATTTTCTGTAAGATATTGATAGTCAAAAATATAAGAGATTTTGTTCAGGAAAACACACTATTGCCATCTGGTTTAAATGTCTCCGGAAGCGTTCGTAGTGGTAAATTATTAAATAGGTAAATGAAAATTCTAGGTATTTCAGCTTTCTATCATGACTCGGCAGCAGCCCTTATTGATAATGGAGAAATTGTTGCAGCAGCGCAGGAAGAGCGCTTTACCCGAAAAAAACACGATCCGGGTTTCCCTTCTGAAGCAATTAGATTTTGCCTGGAATACGGCGGATTGACCCTGAATGAACTGGACGCGATTGTTTTTTACGACAAACCGCTTCTGAAATTCGAACGACTTCTTGAAACCTATTATGCCTTCGCGCCAAAAGGAGTGAGGTCATTTTTAACTGCGATGCCAGTCTGGATCAAGGAAAAGATGTTTTTAAAACGTCTGATCAATGAAGAGCTGGTGAAATTGGGTTATGACAAAAA
Coding sequences:
- a CDS encoding acyl-CoA thioesterase codes for the protein MTLEEKILASEARVFKTVFPNNTNHYDTLFGGTALSMMDEVAFIAATRFSRLRCVTVSSDRIDFTHPIPAGTIIELVGRVETVGNTSMKVRVDIFVEKMYEEGREKAVTGIFTFVALDEQHKPTKIIV
- the metE gene encoding 5-methyltetrahydropteroyltriglutamate--homocysteine S-methyltransferase, which encodes MLSHNLGYPRVGSHRELKKASEQFWARKIDREELQKTARKIRHQNWETQKNAGLDLIPSNDFSLYDHVLDTSLMAGAIPERYHQLIDGKSNRELDLYYAMARGVQRDGLDIKAMEMTKWFDTNYHYLVPEFTKNQKFSRYSDKIILEFEDALHKGILTKPVLVGPVTYLLLGKEKEAGFERIDLLDNLLPIYISILKELASRGAEWVQLDEPALVLDLSDKDKLALRSAYAQIREALPKLKVLVTSYFGALEDNLATATSLNIDALHIDLTRGVETLPQILADQDFVNSTKKLSLGVVDGRNIWKNDFKKSLGFIKNAVEVLGENRVMIAPSSSLLHSPHDLELEKNEAVLTPEIKNWMAFAKQKLQEVVTLKRLATINWNDDQAFIANQQAVENRRNSPLIHKSAAKARVQNVKESDFERQNAFPIRQAIQLEKLKLPLFPSTTIGSFPQTDDVRQLRANLKKGTLSIEDYETRIKKEIVNSLRWQEKLGIDVLVHGEFERNDMVEYFGERLSGFVFTQNGWVQSYGSRCVKPPVIFGDVERPEAMTVKWSAFAQANSDKLVKGMLTGPVTILQWSFVRDDQPRKDTVFQIGLAIRDEVVELEKAGIKVIQIDEPAIREGLPLRKSAWKNYLKWAVDAFRLSAAGVADQTQIHTHMCYSEFNDIIGSIAAMDADVITIETSRSQMELLDAFAHFNYPNEIGPGVYDIHSPRVPTVDEMIVLLEKALKVIPARNLWVNPDCGLKTRKWPETEAALQNMITAANILRESVPALY